In one window of bacterium DNA:
- a CDS encoding T9SS type A sorting domain-containing protein: MKKVILLALCFALVSSLAFSAKFSPTLLKLSAAPTVQYDFTGKPLEIPVTVSGTNALVWFFVYTKDQAAKIAPVQNGFMGWHYVSKIDTCVFMSAPFNFSKGSNTVTWNGKDQDGGIVPAGTYTYYMWAYDAMGAKTPVCKFMYLYYQTAQYQELDTSGKPLANPIFYNKTQRWIIGNDPADSTLIETCAVTLPTGWAKGDNLWMDQKDFNYVFQGVKNSEAQTMGITRWKWTPNGDAVQVTDFGEDGYALFNSQCDSHSPIINSDSNYLYTADQGYHNPDGVSNFYIFDFAGTKIAELDMMEWWADPADLEGNGQMIGGPDTQDIRNGMVFLNCHCSCLNQMVDPMAWLDSGDTVDFYKWSNSNGDYVLDHNSSPTDPKPWVCNDYNIGPYKYNISPDANLFSIVPSYDMGAVSFGMLAPDGTGVGYLAYAGETAGFKLGSAFIDSGTPFDGIYTDNNSIGGTEVVVYTTNETRGTWFIGHDSIKGVLTSNPVSVEEAAPAAFAVAQNSPNPFNPTTTINFTIPEASNVTVDIFNVAGQKIDTVASDFMSAGSHSVTWNASTYSAGVYFYTVKSGSFSKTMKMTLLK, encoded by the coding sequence ATGAAAAAAGTAATTCTTTTGGCTCTGTGTTTTGCACTCGTTTCATCTCTGGCATTTTCCGCGAAATTCTCTCCAACACTGCTTAAACTCAGCGCAGCGCCGACAGTCCAGTATGATTTCACCGGCAAACCGCTGGAAATTCCTGTAACTGTCTCCGGCACCAATGCATTGGTATGGTTCTTTGTTTATACCAAGGATCAGGCTGCCAAGATCGCGCCAGTGCAGAATGGCTTCATGGGATGGCATTATGTATCCAAGATCGATACATGCGTCTTTATGAGCGCTCCGTTCAATTTTTCAAAAGGCAGCAATACAGTTACCTGGAACGGGAAGGATCAGGACGGAGGGATAGTTCCCGCCGGAACATATACATACTACATGTGGGCGTATGATGCCATGGGTGCAAAAACCCCTGTTTGTAAATTCATGTACCTGTATTATCAAACGGCGCAATACCAGGAGCTCGATACAAGCGGAAAACCTCTGGCAAATCCCATATTCTATAATAAAACACAGCGGTGGATTATCGGAAACGATCCTGCGGATTCAACACTCATTGAAACATGCGCGGTCACGCTGCCGACCGGATGGGCAAAGGGTGACAATCTGTGGATGGATCAGAAAGATTTCAATTACGTTTTTCAGGGCGTGAAAAACAGTGAAGCGCAGACCATGGGAATAACACGGTGGAAATGGACGCCCAACGGTGATGCCGTTCAGGTTACCGATTTTGGCGAAGACGGATACGCGCTCTTTAATTCCCAGTGTGACTCCCATTCACCGATTATAAATTCTGATAGCAATTACCTGTATACCGCTGATCAGGGCTATCATAACCCCGACGGTGTTTCCAATTTCTACATTTTTGACTTTGCCGGAACAAAAATTGCGGAACTCGACATGATGGAATGGTGGGCCGATCCGGCTGACCTCGAAGGCAACGGCCAGATGATCGGCGGACCCGATACCCAAGACATCCGCAACGGCATGGTATTCTTGAACTGCCACTGCTCGTGTCTCAACCAGATGGTCGACCCGATGGCCTGGCTGGACAGCGGCGACACGGTCGACTTCTATAAATGGAGCAACTCGAACGGCGATTACGTGCTCGACCACAACTCCTCGCCGACCGATCCCAAGCCCTGGGTGTGCAACGACTACAATATCGGGCCTTATAAATACAATATAAGCCCTGATGCCAATCTCTTCTCCATCGTCCCGTCATATGACATGGGCGCGGTATCCTTCGGTATGCTCGCTCCTGATGGCACCGGTGTTGGATACCTGGCTTATGCTGGCGAGACTGCCGGATTTAAACTGGGAAGTGCTTTCATCGACAGCGGTACACCCTTCGACGGTATCTACACCGATAATAACTCAATCGGTGGTACTGAGGTTGTGGTTTATACAACTAATGAGACTCGTGGAACATGGTTCATCGGTCATGACTCCATCAAAGGCGTGTTGACCAGCAATCCGGTGAGTGTCGAGGAAGCCGCACCTGCCGCTTTTGCGGTTGCGCAGAACTCTCCGAATCCGTTCAACCCGACCACGACGATCAACTTCACGATTCCCGAAGCGTCCAATGTCACCGTTGACATCTTCAACGTGGCGGGACAGAAGATTGACACGGTTGCCAGCGATTTTATGAGCGCCGGTTCTCACAGCGTTACATGGAATGCTTCCACATACTCGGCAGGCGTGTATTTCTACACGGTCAAGAGTGGCAGCTTCTCCAAGACAATGAAGATGACGCTCCTCAAGTAA